One stretch of Vulpes lagopus strain Blue_001 chromosome 12, ASM1834538v1, whole genome shotgun sequence DNA includes these proteins:
- the ARHGAP23 gene encoding rho GTPase-activating protein 23 isoform X5 → MVPEPLSALPSDPRSPAAWSDPGPRVPSTARSHLDTSSSGMSQPRPSPGAFPRLPPEPRMPRAFPEPGSRVPPSRLECQQALSHWLSNQVPRRAGERRCPAMPPRARSASQDRLEEVTAHHPWPCSTSQGALSQLGQEGWHRARSDDYLSRATRSAEALGPGALVSPRFERCGWASQRPSARTSACPPRDLPAPQAPPTPGLQGLDDIGYIGYRSYSPSFQRRTGLLHALSFRDSPFGGLPTFNLAQSPASFPPEASEPPRVVRPEPGTRALEPPTEDRRDEVVLRQKPPTGRKVQLPPARQMNLGFGEESPEPETSGRVERLGRKMAPLATTEDSLASIPFIDEPTSPSIDLQAKHVPASAVVSSAMNSAPVLGTSPSSPTFTFALGRHYSQDCSSIKAGRRSSYLLAITTERSKSCDDGLNTFREEGRALRRLPNRVPSLRMLRSFFTDGSLDSWGTSEDADVPSKRHSTSDLSDATFSDIRREGWLYYKQVLTKKGKKAGGGLRQWKRVYAALRARSLSLSKERREPGPAAAGAAAAVAGEDEAAPVCIGSCLVDISYSETKRRHVFRLTTADFCEYLFQAEDRDDMLGWIRAIRENSRAEGEDPGCANQALISKKLNDYRKVSHSSAPKADSSPKISRGLGGLKSEFLKQSAARGLRTQDQPAGNKDDSAATPKTPWGINIIKKNKKAAPRAFGVRLEECQPAIENQRVPLIVAACCRIVEARGLESTGIYRVPGNNAVVSSLQEQLNRGPGDINLQDERWQDLNVISSLLKSFFRKLPEPLFTDDKYNDFIEANRIEDSRERMKTLRKLIRDLPGHYYETLKFLVGHLKTIADHSEKNKMEPRNLALVFGPTLVRTSEDNMADMVTHMPDRYKIVETLIQHSDWFFSDDEDKGERTPVDDKEPQSVPNIEYLLPNIGRTVPPGDPGSDSTTCSSAKSKGSWAPKKEPYAREMLAISFISAVNRKRKKRREARGLGSSTDDDSEQEAHKPEAGAPAPGARDQPEGPPPAAAAAAAAAAAAAAPEAPGRLSPLAAPDERPAADTRSIVSGYSTLSTMDRSVCSGAGGRRPGAGDEADDERSELSHVETDTEAGAGPGGRPARRPSFSSHRLMPCDTLARRRLARSRPDAESPGGGGGGGAGAGAGGGGGRAAEPPGSASSSSQESLRPPAAAAAAAAAALGSRPSRIEALRLRLRGTADDMLAVRLRRPLSPETRRRRSSWRRHTVVVQSPLTDLNFNEWKELGGGGPPEPTGPRAHSDNKDSGLSSLESTKARAPAAAPSLLPGDPGALQSQPPRRSAASRLHQCL, encoded by the exons ATGGTGCCTGAGCCCCTCTCAGCACTGCCCAGTGACCCCCGGAGTCCTGCTGCCTGGAGCGACCCGGGGCCCCGCGTCCCTTCCACCGCCCGTTCCCATCTGGACACCTCTTCCTCGGGGATGAgccagccccgccccagccctggtgccttcccccgcctccccccggaGCCCCGGATGCCCCGTGCCTTCCCTGAGCCTGGCAGCCGAGTGCCCCCCAGCAGACTGGAGTGCCAGCAGGCCTTGTCACACTGGCTGTCAAACCAGGTACCCCGCAGGGCGGGGGAGAGACGGTGCCCTGCCATGCCCCCCCGGGCCCGCAGTGCCTCCCAGGACCGGTTAGAGGAAGTGACTGCCCACCACCCATGGCCCTGCTCCACCTCCCAGGGTGCCTTGAGCCAGTTGGGCCAGGAAGGCTGGCACCGAGCTCGCTCAGACGACTACTTGAGCCGGGCCACCCGCTCGGCTGAGGCACTGGGGCCAGGCGCACTGGTATCACCCCGTTTTGAGCGCTGCGGCTGGGCTTCCCAGCGTCCGTCTGCCCGCACCTCTGCCTGCCCACCCAGGGACCTTCCCgcaccccaggccccacccacaCCTGGTCTGCAAGGCCTGGACGACATTGGGTACATTGGATACCGGAGCTACAGTCCATCATTCCAGCGCCGGACTGGCCTCTTGCATGCACTCTCCTTCCGGGACTCACCATTTGGGGGGCTACCCACCTTCAACTTGGCCCAGTCCCCAGCATCATTCCCACCGGAGGCCTCCGAACCACCAAGGGTTGTCCGCCCAGAACCTGGCACCCGGGCTCTGGAGCCTCCCACTGAGGATCGCCGTGACGAAGTGGTCCTGAGGCAAAAGCCTCCCACAGGCCGCAAGGTCCAGCTGCCCCCTGCAAGACAGATGAACCTTGGGTTTGGTGAAGAGTCCCCAGAGCCAGAGACCAGTGGGCGCGTGGAACGCTTGGGCAGGAAAATGGCCCCTTTGGCCACTACCGAAGATTCTCTGGCTTCCATCCCCTTCATTG ATGAACCCACCAGCCCCAGCATTGACCTCCAAGCCAAGCACGTCCCTGCCTCTGCTGTGGTCTCCAGCGCCATGAATTCAGCCCCTGTCCTGGGCACCAGCCCATCCTCCCCAACCTTCACCTTTGCTCTCGGCCGCCATTACTCCCAGGACTGCA GTAGCATCAAGGCCGGCCGCCGCTCCTCCTACCTTCTGGCCATCACCACCGAGCGCTCCAAGTCCTGTGACGATGGGCTCAACACCTTCCGGGAAGAGGGCAGGGCTCTGAG GCGCCTGCCAAACCGGGTACCCAGCCTACGGATGCTGCGAAGCTTCTTCACTGACGGG TCCTTGGATAGCTGGGGCACTTCTGAAGATGCCGATGTTCCCTCTAAGCGACACTCCACCTCTGACCTCTCGGATGCAACCTTCAGTGATATCAGGAGAGAAGGCTGGTTGTATTATAAGCAGGTCCTCACCAAGAAGGGGAAG AAAGCGGGCGGCGGCCTGCGCCAGTGGAAGCGGGTGTACGCCGCGCTGCGGGCGCGCTCGCTCTCGCTGAGCAAGGAGCGGCGGGAGcccgggccggcggcggcgggggcggcggcggccgtcGCAGGTGAGGACGAGGCGGCGCCCGTCTGCATCGGCTCCTGCCTGGTGGACATCTCCTACAGCGAGACCAAGAGGAGGCACGTGTTCCGGCTGACCACCGCTGACTTCTGTGAATATCTCTTTCAGGCTGAGGACCGGGATGACATGCTGGGCTGGATCAGAGCGATCCGAGAGAACAGCAGGGCCGAGGGCGAG gACCCCGGCTGTGCCAACCAAGCTCTGATCAGCAAGAAGCTTAATGATTATCGCAAAGTAAG CCATAGCTCTGCGCCCAAAGCTGATTCCTCCCCAAAAATCTCTCGTGGCCTGGGGGGCCTCAAGTCTGAGTTCCTCAAACAGAGTGCTGCACGTGGCCTCCGGACTCAGGACCAGCCTGCAGGAAACAAGG aTGACAGTGCTGCCACTCCTAAAACCCCCTGGGGCATCAACATtatcaagaaaaacaagaaggCAGCTCCTCGGGCATTTGGGGTCCGGCTGGAGGAGTGCCAGCCAGCCATCGAGAACCAG CGGGTCCCCCTGATTGTGGCTGCGTGCTGTCGCATTGTGGAGGCACGGGGGCTGGAGTCCACGGGCATTTACCGAGTGCCAGGCAACAATGCGGTGGTGTCCAGCCTGCAGGAGCAGCTCAACCGTGGGCCCGGTGACATCAACCTACAGGATGAG CGCTGGCAAGACCTCAACGTGATCAGCAGTCTGCTCAAGTCCTTCTTCCGAAAACTACCTGAGCCTCTTTTCACTGATG ACAAATACAACGACTTCATCGAGGCCAACCGCATCGAAGACTCAAGGGAGCGGATGAAGACGCTCCGGAAGCTG ATCCGAGATCTCCCAGGACACTACTATGAAACACTCAAATTCCTTGTGGGCCATCTGAAGACCATTGCTGACCACTCGGAGAAAAACAAG ATGGAGCCCAGGAACCTGGCCCTGGTCTTTGGGCCAACACTGGTGAGGACGTCTGAGGACAACATGGCGGACATGGTGACCCACATGCCTGACCGCTATAAGATTGTGGAGACGCTGATCCAGCAT TCAGACTGGTTCTTCAGCGATGATGAGGACAagggagagaga ACTCCTGTGGATGACAAGGAGCCTCAGTCAGTGCCCAACATTGAGTACCTCCTGCCTAACATTGGCAGGACGGTGCCCCCTGGTGACCCAGGTTCAG ACTCTACCACCTGCAGTTCAGCCAAGTCCAAG GGCTCGTGGGCCCCCAAGAAGGAGCCGTACGCCCGGGAGATGCTGGCGATCTCCTTCATCTCGGCGGTCAACCGCAAGCGGAAGAAGCGGCGGGAGGCGCGGGGGCTGGGCAGCAGCACCGACGACGACTCGGAGCAGGAGGCGCACAAGCCCGAGGCGGGGGCGCCGGCGCCGGGGGCGCGGGACCAGCCGGAGGGgccgccgccggccgccgccgccgccgccgccgccgccgccgccgccgccgccccggagGCCCCGGGCCGCCTCAGCCCCCTGGCGGCGCCGGACGAGCGGCCGGCCGCGGACACGCGCTCCATCGTCTCGGGCTACTCCACGCTGTCCACCATGGACCGCAGCGTGTGCTCGGGCGCCGGCGGCCGGCGGCCGGGCGCGGGGGACGAGGCGGACGACGAGCGCAGCGAGCTGAGCCACGTGGAGACGGACACGGAGGccggcgcggggcccggggggcgccCTGCGCGCCGGCCCTCCTTCAGCTCGCACCGCCTCATGCCCTGCGACACGCTGGCGCGCCGCCGCCTGGCCCGCAGCCGCCCGGACGCCGAgagcccgggcgggggcgggggcgggggcgcgggcgcgggcgcgggcgggggcgggggccgcgccgCGGAGCCGCCGGGCTCGGCCTCGTCCAGCAGCCAGGAGTCGCTGCgccccccggcggcggcggcggcggcggcggcggcggcgctgggcTCGCGGCCGTCGCGCATCGAGGCGCTGCGGCTGCGCCTCCGCGGCACCGCGGACGACATGCTGGCCGTGCGGCTGCGGCGGCCGCTGTCGCCCGAGACGCGGCGGCGCCGGAGCAGCTGGCGGCGCCACACGGTGGTGGTGCAGAGCCCGCTGACCGACCTCAACTTCAACGAGTGGAAGGAgctgggcggcggcggcccccCGGAGCCCACGGGCCCGCGGGCGCACAGCGACAACAAAGACTCGGGCCTCAGCAGCCTGGAGTCCACCAAGGCGCGGGCCCCGGCGGCGGCGCCCTCGCTGCTGCCCGGGGACCCGGGGGCCCTGCAGAGCCAGCCCCCGCGCCGCTCGGCCGCCTCCCGCCTCCATCAGTGTCTGTGA